Part of the Bacillus sp. BGMRC 2118 genome, AAACAGGACTTAACTGGAAGTTTATCGGTGCAATGATAGGAGTTTGGGTTGTATTTGGATTATTTATTATCTATATAAAGAGACGTTCAAAAGCACAAAAAAATTAATCTAGAATTGGAAACAAACGGGCACATACAAATACTCTAAAAAATTATAAAATAGTATGTAAAGACTTGGGAGAGGAAGACTTACAATGGCGGTTACCATAAAAGATGTTGCGAAGCTGGCTAACGTTGCACCGTCCACCGTTTCGAGAGTAATTGCAGATAGTCCTAGAATTAGTAAGCAAACAAAGGAACGGGTAAGGGAAGCAATGAAGGAATTAGGGTATCATCCTAATTTTAATGCCCGCAGCTTAGCAAACCAGGCCACTAAAGCAATTGGTTTAATTATGCCAAGTTCAGCGAATAAAGTGTTTCAAAATCCATTCTTCCCTGAGGTATTAAGAGGGATTAGTACATTTGCCCACGAAAAAGATTATGCACTTTATATGTCTACTGGTGAAACAGAGGAAGAAATCTTTCAAGATGTCATGAAGATGGTTCAAGGTAAGAGGGTAGATGGAATCGTCCTTTTATCATCTAAAGTGGATGATGAAATCATTGATTATTTACAAGATAGAGAGTTTCCCTTCACGTTAATTGGAAAACCATTTAAAGAAGCAGAATCTATCACTCATGTTGATAATGATAACTATAAGGCTGCCAAAGAAGTGACGGAATACTTAATTGGTTTAGGGCATGACCGTATTGGTTTCGTCGGAGGTAATTCGCAGTTAGTCGTTACGTTAGACAGATTACTCGGTTATGAAAAAGCTCTATCCAATTCAGGTATAGACTATCGTGATGAGTACATTATTCATGAGGAATTCTTGCAAGAAGGTGGGCAAGAAGCGGTTAAAGAGCTGCTTGCCTTGGCAGAACCTCCAAGTGCTTTAGTTGTTGCAGACGACCTTATGGCATGGGGAGTATTAAATACGCTTGATGAGATGGGATTAAATGTCCCGACAGATATGTCTGTTATTAGCTTTAATAACTTAATGTTATCGGAAGTTTCTAAGCCTCCATTGACATCTGTAGATATTAAAATTTTTGAGTTAGGCTGCATGGCGTGCAAATGTTTAATAGAAAAGGTAGAAAATCCTACAGAACATGTAAAACGTATTATCGTACCTCATCAAATTATGAAGAGACAATCATGTCACCAGAAAGCATTACAATTAGAGGAGGCTTAAATGCCTCCTCTTTTTTTCTACCCATTGATCACAGTACCACCATTAATATGCAGCATTTGACCTGTCATATAAGATGACTCATTGCTTGCTAAATAGACATAAGCAGGTGCTAGCTCATAAGGCTGTCCAGGTCTCTTCATAGGACTGTTGGATCCGAATGTTGCTACTTCCTCACTTGTGAACGTAGAAGGAATGAGCGGCGTCCAGATGGGACCTGGAGCTACACCGTTAACTCGTATTCCCTGACCGACTAATTGCTTCGATAATGAGCGTGTGAAGGAGACAATGGCTCCTTTCGTCGAAGAATAATCCACGAGTTTCTCATTTCCTTGATAGGCAGTAATAGAAGCCGTATTGATAATTGAGCTGCCACTCTTCAAATGTGGCAATGCTGCTTTAGTTAGATAAAAGAAAGAATAGACATTTGTTTGGAATGTCTTATGAAGTTGTTCAGCACTGATATCGATGATTGAATTTTGAGGATGCTGTTCTGCTGCATTATTCACGAGAATATCAATTCGAGAAAATGTATTCATCGTTTCTACGATCACTTCATTGCAAAATTGCTCCTCTCCAATATCACCAGCAAGCAATAAGCATTTTACTCCTTCGGCAAGTATCAGGTTCTCCGTATCCTTGGCATCTTCATGTTCATCTAAATAGACAATGACAACATGTGCACCTTCCTTGGCAAAATACAGGGAAACTGCTTTTCCAATCCCACTATCTCCACCTGTAATAATGGCTACTTTACCTTCGAGTTTCCCACTTCCTTTATAATTTGTGTCTATAGATACAGGTTCAGGCTTCATGAGGGACTGGATACCAGGTTGCTGGTTTTGATGCTGAGGAGGTAATGTTTGTTTTTTTTGTTTATCCATACTTGTCTCCTTTCCCATACTAAAACTAGTATGTGAATATAGAAGAAAAGTATGAAAGAATCTGCAAATATAAAAAACAAGGCACAACTGGCCTTGTCTTACGTTTAACGATAGTTAATGAACTGAACTTCTATTGGTAAATCAGCGTTTCGAATGGCTGCAATAATGCCTTGCAGATCATCTCTGTTTTTTCCTGTAACACGAATTTGGTCATCTTGAATTTGACTCTTTACCTTCAGACCGGAGTTTTTAATAATGGTGTTAATTTTTTTTGCATTTTCTTTATCAATACCTTGAACAAGTTTTGCACGTTGACGTACTGTTCCTCCTGAAGCATTTTCCAGTTTTCCGTAATCAAGATTCTTAATCGGCACACCACGTTTAATCAGCTTTGAAATGAGTACATCTTTTAGCTGTTCCATCTTGTAATCGTCATCTGAAACTAAAACAATTTCTTCTTTTTCCAATGAAATATCACTTTTACTTCCTTTAAAGTCATACCTAGTTTGGATTTCCTTTAATGCAATACTGATTGCGTTCGTTACTTCCGGTAATTCCACCTTTGAAACAATATCAAATGAGCTTTCCTTTGACATAACATTTACCTCCAATAAAAACTATACTTTTACTCATTGTACAAAATTATTTCATGCATATACAAATGTTGTGTGATTTTTTTGGCACATCTATGAAAATTAAGTGATATAATGATTCGAAATGGAAAGAATGATAGAGAGTAACAGTGAAAGAGGGTAGACATACATAATGATTGAAGCAGGTAAAGTGCAAACACT contains:
- a CDS encoding SDR family oxidoreductase encodes the protein MDKQKKQTLPPQHQNQQPGIQSLMKPEPVSIDTNYKGSGKLEGKVAIITGGDSGIGKAVSLYFAKEGAHVVIVYLDEHEDAKDTENLILAEGVKCLLLAGDIGEEQFCNEVIVETMNTFSRIDILVNNAAEQHPQNSIIDISAEQLHKTFQTNVYSFFYLTKAALPHLKSGSSIINTASITAYQGNEKLVDYSSTKGAIVSFTRSLSKQLVGQGIRVNGVAPGPIWTPLIPSTFTSEEVATFGSNSPMKRPGQPYELAPAYVYLASNESSYMTGQMLHINGGTVING
- a CDS encoding YajQ family cyclic di-GMP-binding protein, with protein sequence MSKESSFDIVSKVELPEVTNAISIALKEIQTRYDFKGSKSDISLEKEEIVLVSDDDYKMEQLKDVLISKLIKRGVPIKNLDYGKLENASGGTVRQRAKLVQGIDKENAKKINTIIKNSGLKVKSQIQDDQIRVTGKNRDDLQGIIAAIRNADLPIEVQFINYR
- a CDS encoding LacI family transcriptional regulator, which encodes MAVTIKDVAKLANVAPSTVSRVIADSPRISKQTKERVREAMKELGYHPNFNARSLANQATKAIGLIMPSSANKVFQNPFFPEVLRGISTFAHEKDYALYMSTGETEEEIFQDVMKMVQGKRVDGIVLLSSKVDDEIIDYLQDREFPFTLIGKPFKEAESITHVDNDNYKAAKEVTEYLIGLGHDRIGFVGGNSQLVVTLDRLLGYEKALSNSGIDYRDEYIIHEEFLQEGGQEAVKELLALAEPPSALVVADDLMAWGVLNTLDEMGLNVPTDMSVISFNNLMLSEVSKPPLTSVDIKIFELGCMACKCLIEKVENPTEHVKRIIVPHQIMKRQSCHQKALQLEEA